A region of Trachemys scripta elegans isolate TJP31775 chromosome 24, CAS_Tse_1.0, whole genome shotgun sequence DNA encodes the following proteins:
- the LOC117869541 gene encoding IgGFc-binding protein-like, with protein MGTCLGSGDKHYQTFDGLKFDFQGTCTYTLAKYCGSAATLEPFTIDEKNANRGSQDISFLRVTNIYIYGYNISIYKREVGKVRLNGVITSLPVTLKDGKIRLYQKGLSTVMQTDVGLRVGYNKNWHLEITLPSSYYGAMCGLCGNFNQNPEDDMMSSNGIKVSAIMVWAASWKVQDRDPFCWHSCQENCLTCDESKRDLYGDDSHCGVISKAVGGPFRECHSTVSPENVFDNCIYDMCLNEGNKTILCVVLETYADTCGDHGVTVYDWRTPSSCDESGSWYSDETGGNGTNLTVSPIDGGDGHLHLHHCQVLWP; from the exons ATGGGAACCTGCTTGGGCTCAGGGGACAAGCACTACCAAACTTTTGATGGTCTGAAGTTTGACTTCCAGGGCACCTGCACCTACACCCTGGCCAAATACTGTGGGAGTGCTGCTACCCTGGAGCCTTTCACCATTGATGAGAAGAACGCCAATAGGGGGAGCCAGGATATCTCCTTTCTGCGAGTGACCAACATCTACATCTATGGGTACAACATCTCCATTTACAAGAGGGAAGTTGGCAAAGTCCGG CTAAACGGTGTGATCACCAGTCTCCCGGTGACGCTGAAAGATGGTAAAATCAGACTGTACCAGAAAGGCCTCAGCACTGTCATGCAGACGGACGTTGGCCTCAGGGTGGGATACAACAAGAACTGGCATCTGGAAATCACCCTCCCCAGCAGCTATTATGGTGCCATGTGCGGTCTTTGTGGGAACTTCAACCAGAACCCAGAAGACGACATGATGTCCTCCAACGGCATCAAAGTCTCCGCCATCATGGTCTGGGCTGCCAGTTGGAAAGTCCAAGACAGGGACCCCTTTTGCTGGCATTCCTGCCAAGAGAACTGCCTGACATGTGATGAGAGCAAGAGAGATCTGTATGGGGATGACAGTCACTGTGGGGTGATCAGTAAGGCAGTGGGAGGACCCTTCAGAGAGTGTCACTCCACGGTGAGCCCCGAAAACGTCTTTGACAACTGCATCTATGACATGTGTCTGAATGAGGGGAACAAGACCATTCTCTGTGTTGTGCTAGAGACCTATGCAGACACCTGCGGGGACCATGGGGTCACTGTCTATGACTGGAGGACACCATCCAGCTGTGATGAATCTGGAAGTTGGTATTCTGACGAAACAGGTGGCAATGGGACTAATCTGACAGTTTCCCCTATTGATGGAGGAGATG GGCACCTGCACCTACACCATTGCCAAGTACTGTGGCCATGA